From one Streptomyces sp. N50 genomic stretch:
- a CDS encoding response regulator transcription factor, with product MGVRLMVVDDHRLLAEALASALKLRGHRVLAAAAPAAGAAELVITRAPEVCLLGTATPAEPGIFDPVIKIKRERPQVAVLVLGPVPSPRGIAAAFAAGASGYVRHDERIEGVERAIMKARAGEAAVAPQLLQGAFSELLNPAAQPDDEGQRLLQMLTPREVEVLVRVADGEDTRLIAAGMGIAPSTARTHVQRVLMKLGVGSRLEAAALAARTGLLDRAGPVNNSAGPGV from the coding sequence ATGGGAGTGCGGCTGATGGTGGTCGACGACCACCGATTGCTCGCCGAGGCACTGGCCTCGGCACTGAAGCTGCGGGGACACCGGGTGCTGGCGGCCGCCGCACCCGCGGCGGGCGCGGCCGAGCTGGTGATCACCCGCGCCCCCGAGGTATGCCTGCTGGGCACGGCGACACCGGCCGAACCGGGCATCTTCGACCCGGTGATAAAAATCAAACGCGAACGCCCCCAGGTGGCGGTCCTGGTCCTGGGCCCGGTCCCGAGCCCACGGGGCATCGCGGCGGCGTTCGCGGCAGGCGCGTCGGGATACGTCCGCCATGACGAGCGCATCGAGGGCGTGGAGCGGGCGATCATGAAGGCGAGGGCGGGGGAGGCGGCGGTAGCACCGCAGTTGCTACAGGGCGCCTTCAGCGAGTTGTTGAACCCCGCGGCCCAACCGGACGACGAGGGCCAACGCCTGCTCCAGATGCTGACGCCGAGGGAGGTCGAGGTCCTGGTCAGGGTGGCGGACGGCGAGGACACCCGCCTGATCGCGGCGGGCATGGGCATCGCTCCGTCGACGGCCCGCACGCATGTGCAGCGGGTGCTGATGAAGCTGGGGGTGGGGTCGCGGCTGGAGGCGGCGGCGCTGGCGGCGCGGACGGGCCTACTGGACAGGGCGGGGCCGGTGAACAACT